Proteins from one Setaria italica strain Yugu1 chromosome V, Setaria_italica_v2.0, whole genome shotgun sequence genomic window:
- the LOC101753265 gene encoding reticulon-like protein B1, with protein MAEQPHAEGGASPKHETLMEKLADKLHAGGGKGDSSSSDSDNDERPRPSAPAAEVKPSFSVSAAAAAAEARAKVFRLFGREQPIHKALGGGKPADVFLWRNRNISAGVLGGVTAIWILFECLGYHLLTFVCHGLIFSLGVLFLWSNASSFINKSPPRIPEVIIPEDLVVNIALSTRYEINRAFVNLRQIALGRDIKKFLMVIAGLWLLSVLGSCCNFLTLVYIVFVVLHTVPVLYEKYEDQIDSYGEKGWVEIKKQYAVFDEKVLSKVPRGPAKDKKH; from the exons ATGGCGGAGCAGCCGCACGCGGAAGGCGGCGCGAGCCCCAAGCACGAGACCCTGATGGAGAAGCTCGCCGACAAGCTCCACGctggcggcggcaagggcgaCTCCTCGTCCTCGGACTCCGACAACGACGAGCGGCCGCGCCcctcggcgcccgccgccgaggTCAAGCCCTCCTTCTCCGTctccgcagccgcggcggccgccgaggcCAGGGCCAAGGTGTTCCGCCTCTTCGGCCGCGAGCAGCCCATCCACAAGGCCCTCGGAGGAGGCAAAC CTGCTGATGTATTCCTGTGGAGGAACAGGAACATCTCTGCTGGAGTACTTGGTGGTGTCACTGCAATCTGGATCCTCTTTGAATGCCTTGGCTACCATCTTCTGACCTTTGTTTGCCATGGTCTCATATTCTCTCTGGGTGTTCTGTTTCTCTGGTCTAATGCGTCTTCGTTCATCAACAA GTCTCCCCCACGGATCCCAGAGGTGATCATTCCTGAAGATCTGGTTGTCAACATTGCACTATCTACTCGTTATGAGATCAACAGGGCCTTTGTCAATCTTCGCCAGATTGCTCTTGGCCGGGACATAAAGAAGTTCCTTATG GTGATTGCTGGGCTTTGGTTGCTTTCTGTTCTTGGGAGCTGCTGCAATTTCTTGACCTTGGTTTACATAG TGTTTGTGGTGCTGCACACGGTCCCTGTCCTCTACGAGAAGTACGAGGACCAGATCGACTCGTATGGTGAGAAGGGGTGGGTCGAAATCAAGAAGCAGTATGCCGTGTTTGATGAGAAGGTTCTGAGCAAAGTACCAAGGGGGCCCGCGAAAGACAAGAAGCACTAG
- the LOC101753679 gene encoding probable membrane-associated kinase regulator 2: MESFSFLKYLRGGVVAGTQRAPVAATTIAASACEDGGGGGAGAGGGDVEDDASFFDLEFAVPGDESAASDAEEERVEFNFAVAGDDVASGGGEVVAVDAVAAPGAAETGDNGKEGAEADTAEATPAPPPASLLRPATKFRVLLLKLRKPKVAVPAEGNGGAPAPAPKPASRFLIKFRVDEAPLVSLFTRDNSSRTSDAGACADRPAAAAAVPVARQPQDASTITAEERRFAKEVVLRYLSKIKPLYVKVSRRYGERLRFAGGASEGEETDAEPDLPAPSPSPSPSPSPAPSSQPPAAAAPAAPQPVVVACGVRAPRASVPAGLKQVCKRLGKSRSASSAVAAAPSPPAAGTPQQAPQRRDDSLLQVQDGIQSAIAHCKLSFNASKGSESPLLRSMTAGDGGRAADTIDGGDGA, translated from the exons ATGGAGTCCTTCAGCTTCCTCAAGTACCTGCGcggcggcgtggtcgccggCACCCAGCGCGCGCCCGTGGCCGCAACGACCATAGCCGCGTCGGCGTgcgaagacggcggcggaggtggagcaggAGCTGGCGGCGGGGACGTGGAGGACGACGCGTCCTTCTTCGACCTGGAGTTCGCGGTGCCCGGCGACGAGAGCGCCGCGTcggacgcggaggaggagcgggtggAGTTCAACTTcgccgtggccggcgacgacgtcgcgtccggcgggggcgaggtgGTGGCCGTGGACGCGGTGGCCGCGCCGGGTGCCGCTGAGACCGGCGACAACGGGAAGGAGGGCGCGGAGGCGGACACGGCCGAGGCCacgccggctccgccgccggcgtcgctgcTCCGTCCGGCGACCAAGTTCCGCGTGCTGCTGCTGAAGCTGAGGAAGCCCAAGGTCGCCGTCCCGGCGGAGGGgaacggcggcgcgccggcgccggcgccgaagcCGGCGAGCCGGTTCCTGATAAAGTTCCGGGTTGACGAGGCGCCGCTTGTGTCGCTGTTCACGCGCGACAACAGCTCGCGCAcctccgacgccggcgcctGCGCGGAccggcccgcggcggcggcggcggtcccgGTGGCACGGCAGCCCCAGGACGCGTCGACGATCACCGCCGAGGAGCGTCGGTTCGCGAAGGAGGTGGTCCTGAGGTACCTGAGCAAGATCAAGCCGCTGTACGTGAAGGTCTCCCGGCGGTACGGCGAGCGCCTCCGCTTCGCGGGCGGCGCGAGCGAGGGCGAGGAGACAGACGCCGAGCCCGACCTCCCCgcgccgtccccgtccccgtcgccgtccccttccccggcgccgtcgtcccagcccccggcggccgcggccccggcggcgccgcagccggtggtggtggcgtgcGGCGTGCGCGCGCCACGCGCGAGCGTCCCGGCCGGGCTGAAGCAGGTGTGCAAGCGGCTGGGGAAGAGCCGGTCGGCGTCGtccgccgtggccgcggcgccgtcgcctccgGCGGCCGGCACCCCACAGCAGGCGCCGCAGCGGCGGGACGACTCGCTGCTGCAGGTGCAGGACGGCATCCAGAGCGCCATCGCCCACTGCAAGCTCTCCTTCAACGCGTCCAAAG GGTCGGAGTCGCCGCTGCTGCGGTCCATGACGGCGGGggacggcggccgggcggccgaCACCattgacggcggcgacggcgcgtgA